Proteins from one Geomonas agri genomic window:
- a CDS encoding complex I subunit 4 family protein has translation MTSLIPILTLLVFFPLCGSLLVFALRRSDAAARGVALAFSLAELALCLWPLALTGEKAAGTPAGFFLYQDAAWIERFGIRFTLSMDGISLVMTLLTAFITVIAVLSAWQVKERAGLFFSLLLALQAAVQGLFLSLDLFLFYLFWEAMLIPMLLLIGVWGRGRPVYSTIKFFLYTFVGSLLMLLAIIALYLMHGAQTASYTFALPELVRTSIPYETGLWLFAAFLLSFAIKFPLFPLHTWQPDAYCDAPIAGTLMLGSLLSKTAAYGLIRIAFPLFPEASRALTPLIYVVAVLGIGYFAWIAFAQRDMKRMLAYSSVSHMGFVALGIAAWSPVAVSGALLQMVNHAVTTGALFVVVGMLEERAENRDLSSFGGTWGKIPVFSFFFLVFNMASAGVPGLNNFVSELIILVGTFRVAPLAAALAFLGTILTLVYTVRLVQEVVFGKEKTPLELKDLSLREAGVLGVMALVVVALGVHPGPVLELFRAPLEVLLKQ, from the coding sequence ATGACTTCTCTCATCCCGATACTCACGCTGCTGGTCTTCTTCCCGCTCTGCGGGTCGCTGCTGGTCTTCGCCCTCCGGCGCAGCGACGCGGCGGCACGTGGCGTCGCGCTCGCGTTCAGCCTGGCCGAACTGGCGCTGTGCCTGTGGCCGCTCGCGCTGACCGGCGAGAAAGCTGCTGGCACGCCGGCCGGGTTCTTCCTCTACCAGGATGCAGCGTGGATCGAACGGTTCGGGATCCGCTTTACACTGAGTATGGACGGAATCAGCCTCGTGATGACCCTGCTGACTGCCTTCATCACCGTGATCGCCGTGCTCTCCGCCTGGCAGGTGAAGGAGCGAGCCGGGCTGTTCTTCTCCCTTTTGCTCGCCCTGCAGGCCGCCGTACAAGGTCTGTTCCTGAGCCTCGACCTGTTCCTCTTCTACCTTTTCTGGGAGGCTATGCTGATCCCGATGCTGCTTTTGATCGGCGTCTGGGGGCGCGGCCGGCCGGTGTACTCCACCATCAAGTTCTTCCTCTACACCTTCGTCGGCTCGCTGCTCATGCTGCTGGCCATCATCGCGCTTTACCTGATGCACGGGGCGCAAACCGCGAGCTACACCTTCGCCTTGCCCGAGTTGGTGCGCACCAGCATCCCGTACGAGACCGGGCTATGGCTGTTCGCCGCGTTCCTGCTCTCCTTTGCCATCAAGTTCCCGCTGTTCCCGCTGCATACCTGGCAGCCGGATGCCTATTGCGACGCCCCCATTGCCGGCACGCTTATGCTCGGCAGCCTCCTCTCCAAAACCGCCGCTTATGGCCTGATCCGCATTGCGTTTCCGCTCTTTCCCGAGGCATCGCGCGCTCTCACGCCGCTGATCTACGTGGTGGCCGTGCTCGGCATCGGCTACTTTGCCTGGATCGCCTTCGCGCAGCGGGACATGAAGCGGATGCTGGCCTATTCGAGCGTCAGCCACATGGGCTTCGTAGCGCTCGGCATCGCCGCCTGGAGTCCCGTCGCGGTGTCAGGCGCGCTGCTGCAGATGGTGAACCATGCCGTTACCACCGGTGCGCTGTTCGTCGTGGTCGGCATGCTGGAGGAGCGGGCAGAGAACCGCGATCTTTCCAGCTTCGGCGGCACCTGGGGCAAGATACCCGTCTTTTCCTTCTTCTTCCTCGTCTTCAACATGGCGTCAGCCGGGGTGCCGGGGCTCAACAACTTTGTCAGCGAGCTGATCATCCTGGTCGGGACCTTCCGGGTCGCGCCGCTGGCTGCCGCCCTCGCCTTCCTGGGGACCATACTGACGCTGGTCTATACGGTACGGTTGGTTCAGGAGGTGGTGTTCGGCAAAGAGAAGACGCCGCTGGAACTTAAGGACCTGTCGCTGAGGGAGGCGGGGGTGCTGGGCGTGATGGCGCTGGTGGTGGTCGCCCTCGGCGTGCACCCGGGGCCGGTGCTGGAAC
- the nuoL gene encoding NADH-quinone oxidoreductase subunit L produces the protein MLPTYLTLMLLFPLFGGLTCAVAGRKLPRALVEVLACATVWGSFVCAALAAAAYSRPQVIPLADWFASFDLAIPFSLYLDPLSLSMAVMIGFVCGLIHVYSVFYMREDQDYARYFALLNLFVFAMLTLVLGETLPLLYLGWEGVGFCSYLLIGFWYSDPANADAGRKAFITTRIGDVALMIALAWVFQLFGTLSITKVNGMGFLMPVSVITMLGILFLIAAMGKSAQVPLMVWLPDAMAGPTPVSAMIHAATMVTAGVYLLARLLPLIGGSKAALAAIAVTGAVTAFYGATCALAQRDLKRVLAYSTISQIGYMMLGVGAGAVTAATFHLLVHAFFKALLFLGAGCVIAAMHHEQDIYKMGGLRRSLPLTFWSFLVGAACLAGIPLTGGFFSKDSILLAVWIKGGVLYQALYLLGLVTALITAYYSFRLVFLVFAGDNGHVHRNSGLTVMQVVLIPLAILGLFGGLLDLPAYLGGGYLSGFFAALPAGDLPTASHEQEITLQAVAGVVALVGLLAAYLRYGKGRAERMREAQAQSTPLISFLAQGWYFDKLYDLVLIRPYQALAGFLWQRVDEAVIDATVDGLGSGVGGVGGLFGRWSTGKVAVYLISFAAGAALILGYLAWLAL, from the coding sequence ATGCTGCCTACCTACCTGACATTGATGCTCCTTTTCCCGCTTTTTGGCGGCCTCACCTGCGCCGTTGCCGGCCGTAAGCTGCCGCGCGCGCTGGTGGAGGTGCTCGCCTGCGCTACGGTGTGGGGGAGCTTCGTCTGCGCCGCGCTGGCGGCCGCCGCCTATAGCAGGCCGCAGGTGATCCCCCTCGCCGACTGGTTCGCGAGCTTCGATCTTGCCATCCCCTTTTCGCTCTACCTTGACCCCCTTTCGCTCTCCATGGCGGTGATGATCGGCTTCGTTTGCGGGCTGATCCACGTCTATTCCGTCTTCTACATGCGCGAGGACCAGGACTACGCGCGTTACTTCGCCCTGTTGAACCTGTTCGTGTTCGCCATGTTGACCCTGGTCCTCGGGGAGACCCTGCCGCTACTGTACCTCGGCTGGGAAGGGGTGGGCTTCTGCTCGTACCTGCTGATCGGCTTCTGGTACTCGGATCCCGCCAACGCCGATGCCGGCAGGAAGGCCTTCATCACCACCAGGATCGGCGACGTGGCGCTCATGATCGCGCTGGCCTGGGTGTTCCAGCTCTTCGGCACTCTTTCCATCACCAAGGTGAACGGGATGGGCTTCCTGATGCCCGTTTCCGTCATCACCATGCTGGGCATCCTGTTCCTGATCGCCGCCATGGGCAAGTCGGCCCAAGTGCCGCTCATGGTCTGGCTCCCCGACGCAATGGCCGGCCCGACCCCGGTCTCCGCCATGATCCACGCTGCCACCATGGTCACCGCCGGCGTTTACCTGCTGGCGCGCCTTTTGCCGCTGATCGGAGGCTCCAAGGCGGCCCTCGCAGCCATCGCCGTCACCGGTGCAGTGACCGCCTTCTACGGCGCCACCTGCGCCCTGGCGCAACGCGATCTGAAACGGGTGCTCGCCTATTCGACCATAAGCCAGATCGGCTACATGATGCTCGGCGTCGGTGCCGGGGCGGTGACCGCCGCGACCTTCCACCTGCTGGTGCACGCCTTCTTCAAGGCGCTGCTCTTCCTTGGCGCCGGCTGCGTCATCGCCGCCATGCACCACGAGCAGGACATCTACAAGATGGGTGGGCTGAGGCGTTCGCTGCCGCTGACGTTCTGGAGCTTCCTGGTAGGCGCCGCCTGCCTGGCCGGCATCCCCCTCACCGGTGGCTTCTTCTCCAAGGACAGCATTCTCCTCGCGGTCTGGATCAAGGGGGGCGTGCTGTACCAGGCCCTCTACCTGCTCGGGCTGGTAACCGCATTGATCACCGCCTACTACAGCTTCAGGCTGGTCTTCCTGGTCTTCGCTGGTGACAACGGGCACGTACACCGCAACTCCGGACTCACCGTGATGCAGGTGGTGTTGATTCCGCTCGCCATCCTCGGGCTGTTCGGCGGCCTGCTCGACCTCCCGGCCTATCTTGGAGGCGGTTATTTGAGCGGCTTCTTTGCGGCGCTCCCCGCCGGCGACCTCCCTACCGCCTCGCACGAGCAGGAGATCACGCTACAGGCCGTGGCCGGTGTCGTCGCGCTGGTCGGCCTGCTGGCAGCGTACCTACGCTATGGAAAGGGTCGGGCGGAGCGGATGCGCGAGGCGCAGGCACAGTCGACCCCGCTGATCTCCTTCCTGGCCCAAGGATGGTACTTCGACAAGCTGTACGACCTCGTGCTGATCCGCCCCTACCAGGCGCTGGCCGGGTTCTTGTGGCAGCGCGTCGATGAAGCCGTGATCGATGCCACCGTGGACGGCCTCGGTTCGGGTGTGGGCGGCGTTGGAGGCTTGTTCGGGCGCTGGAGCACCGGGAAAGTTGCTGTCTATCTCATCAGTTTCGCCGCCGGGGCAGCCTTGATATTGGGCTACCTCGCCTGGCTCGCGCTGTAA
- the nuoK gene encoding NADH-quinone oxidoreductase subunit NuoK yields MSVPLSHVLIVASLMFAMGLGCVIAWRANVIMMLIGIEIMLNAVMLTFVGGSAHWGIADGQLFSLMLMALTSAEVSLALAMVVYLHRRKQTVNTDEFDSMKG; encoded by the coding sequence ATGAGCGTACCGCTTTCCCACGTGCTGATCGTCGCCTCGTTGATGTTCGCCATGGGCCTTGGCTGCGTGATTGCCTGGCGCGCCAACGTGATCATGATGCTGATCGGCATCGAGATCATGCTGAACGCGGTGATGCTCACCTTCGTCGGCGGTTCGGCCCACTGGGGCATCGCCGACGGACAGCTGTTCTCCCTGATGCTGATGGCGCTCACCTCGGCAGAGGTCTCCCTGGCACTCGCCATGGTCGTTTACCTGCACCGGCGCAAGCAGACGGTGAACACTGATGAGTTTGACTCTATGAAGGGATAA
- a CDS encoding NADH-quinone oxidoreductase subunit J family protein → MEATLFYILAAVLLIGILLAITARQAVRSIVYLVTSFFALALMFYLLGAPLIAAFEVIIYAGAIMVLFLFVIMMLELESPEKLAKPHFKNWLPALLLAGAVVGALVVLLCSRLQAVPPGFTEIPVRQFAFALFKQYGVAVEVVSMQLLFALVGALYLGRRR, encoded by the coding sequence ATGGAAGCGACCCTTTTCTACATACTGGCGGCGGTACTCCTGATCGGGATACTGCTCGCCATTACGGCCCGGCAGGCGGTGCGCTCCATCGTCTACCTGGTGACCTCGTTCTTCGCCTTGGCCCTGATGTTCTACCTCCTGGGTGCGCCCCTCATCGCGGCCTTTGAGGTCATCATCTACGCCGGGGCCATCATGGTGCTCTTCCTGTTCGTCATCATGATGCTGGAGCTCGAATCGCCGGAGAAGCTCGCCAAGCCGCACTTCAAGAACTGGCTGCCGGCCCTGCTCCTCGCCGGCGCTGTGGTCGGTGCGCTGGTGGTTCTGCTCTGCTCCCGCCTGCAGGCGGTACCGCCGGGGTTCACCGAGATACCGGTCCGCCAGTTCGCTTTCGCCCTCTTCAAACAGTACGGGGTTGCCGTGGAGGTCGTTTCCATGCAGCTTCTCTTCGCGCTGGTAGGCGCACTCTATCTCGGGAGGCGCAGATGA
- the nuoI gene encoding NADH-quinone oxidoreductase subunit NuoI → MPILNDIKEILTGLSITFRHIFRKPVTVQFPEERRAMPERFRGSIVLTRDPDGAERCVACYLCSGACPVDCISMAAAEGENGRRYAAWFRINFSRCILCGMCAEACPTLAIQMSPEMFHCRRQVIDMVYEKEDLLIDGTGKDPNYNFYRHAGIGVVQPRGSGAGEQAPADPRSLLP, encoded by the coding sequence ATGCCCATACTGAACGACATAAAAGAAATCCTGACCGGCCTTTCCATCACTTTCCGGCACATCTTCCGGAAACCGGTTACGGTGCAATTTCCTGAGGAGCGCAGGGCCATGCCCGAGCGCTTCCGCGGCAGCATCGTGCTGACCCGTGACCCCGACGGCGCCGAGCGCTGCGTCGCCTGCTATCTGTGCTCCGGGGCCTGCCCCGTCGACTGCATCTCGATGGCAGCTGCGGAGGGGGAGAACGGTCGGCGCTACGCCGCCTGGTTCCGCATCAACTTCTCGCGCTGCATCCTGTGCGGCATGTGCGCCGAGGCCTGCCCGACGCTCGCCATCCAGATGTCGCCGGAAATGTTCCACTGCAGGCGCCAGGTCATCGATATGGTCTACGAGAAGGAGGACCTGCTGATCGACGGCACCGGCAAGGATCCCAATTACAATTTCTACCGCCATGCCGGCATCGGCGTGGTGCAGCCGCGCGGTAGCGGCGCCGGCGAACAGGCACCGGCAGACCCGAGGAGCCTGCTGCCGTAG
- a CDS encoding ankyrin repeat domain-containing protein, protein MTTTVEVELGAGFRAQVDAVDKNGHTALMDAAKAGNLAEVADLLERGANLTARSDKGKTALHFAAAHGNADVVRLLLQKGAEVDARDRDGHTPLMLAANYGCTQTTQMLVDSGADPLAMSYSGTTALAYAENNRHRQTLDVLMKSLRPN, encoded by the coding sequence ATGACAACAACCGTGGAAGTCGAGTTGGGGGCAGGGTTCAGGGCACAGGTGGATGCGGTGGACAAAAACGGCCACACCGCTCTCATGGACGCAGCGAAGGCCGGCAACCTGGCCGAGGTGGCCGACCTGCTGGAGAGGGGCGCCAACCTCACGGCCAGAAGCGACAAGGGAAAAACTGCGCTGCACTTCGCGGCGGCGCACGGCAACGCGGACGTAGTACGCCTGCTGCTGCAAAAGGGGGCCGAGGTCGATGCCCGCGACCGTGACGGCCACACGCCTCTCATGCTGGCAGCCAACTACGGCTGCACCCAGACCACGCAGATGCTGGTCGACAGCGGGGCCGACCCGCTGGCAATGTCGTACTCCGGAACCACCGCCCTGGCCTACGCAGAGAACAACCGGCACAGACAGACCCTTGACGTCTTGATGAAGTCACTACGGCCCAACTAA
- the nuoH gene encoding NADH-quinone oxidoreductase subunit NuoH: MTWTATDIALMLGKIVLLYAIILTGAAYLVLAERRILGFLQDRIGPNRVGPFGLLQPLADVIKMITKEDMIPKAADRLLFSMAPAMAAIPAILTFAIIPVGAPLQLFGRQVNLQVADLNVGVLFFMALSSVAVYGIALGGWASNSKYALLGSIRGLSQLISYELSMGLSLVPVVMLAKSLSLADIVNAQADMPFIVYQPIAFVIFLVSILAECRRIPFDLPEAEGELVAGFHTEYSGMRFGLFFVGEYINIISLSSLASLFFLGGWRGPLLPPIFWFFIKVGLFSFLFIWVRGTLPRLRYDQLMHLGWKFLTPLALLNILVTGWWLALR; the protein is encoded by the coding sequence ATGACCTGGACTGCCACTGACATAGCGCTGATGCTGGGCAAGATCGTGCTGCTTTACGCCATCATTCTGACCGGTGCGGCCTACCTGGTGCTGGCGGAGCGGCGTATCCTGGGCTTCCTCCAGGACCGCATCGGTCCCAATCGCGTAGGTCCGTTCGGTCTGTTGCAGCCCCTGGCCGACGTGATCAAGATGATCACCAAGGAGGATATGATCCCGAAGGCCGCCGACCGCCTGCTCTTCTCGATGGCCCCGGCCATGGCCGCCATCCCGGCGATTCTGACCTTCGCCATCATCCCGGTGGGGGCGCCGCTGCAGCTCTTCGGGCGCCAGGTGAACCTGCAGGTCGCCGACCTGAACGTGGGGGTGCTCTTCTTCATGGCCCTCTCCTCGGTCGCAGTCTACGGCATCGCACTGGGCGGTTGGGCATCCAACTCGAAGTATGCGCTGCTGGGGAGCATCCGTGGCCTGTCCCAACTGATCTCCTACGAACTTTCCATGGGGCTGTCGCTGGTTCCCGTGGTGATGCTGGCCAAGTCGCTGAGCCTCGCCGATATCGTCAACGCGCAGGCCGACATGCCCTTCATCGTGTACCAGCCGATTGCCTTCGTGATCTTCCTGGTCAGTATCCTGGCCGAGTGCCGCAGGATTCCCTTCGACCTTCCCGAGGCGGAGGGGGAACTGGTGGCCGGCTTCCATACCGAATACTCCGGGATGCGCTTCGGCCTCTTCTTCGTCGGGGAGTACATCAACATCATCTCGCTGAGCTCGCTCGCCTCGCTCTTCTTCCTGGGCGGATGGCGCGGGCCGCTGCTGCCGCCGATCTTTTGGTTCTTCATCAAGGTCGGGTTATTCTCGTTCCTGTTCATCTGGGTCAGGGGAACCCTCCCACGCCTTCGCTACGACCAGCTCATGCACCTGGGCTGGAAGTTCCTGACACCGCTAGCTCTTCTCAATATTCTAGTCACCGGGTGGTGGCTGGCTTTACGATAA
- a CDS encoding 2Fe-2S iron-sulfur cluster-binding protein produces the protein MPKLIIDDIPVEVAPGTSVLEAARSVGITIPHFCYHPALAIAAACRLCAVKLLDGPVKGIQMSCALPAQDGMVVSTTDPEALKMRSLVIEWLMLNHPHDCPVCDEGGECLLQDFTIAGGHSRRRYQGKKRTFQNQYLGEGIHHEMNRCIECYRCVRFYQDYAGGTDFGVMGSAGRVYFGRFQEGPLESPFSGNLVDICPTGVFTDKTGRFRARYWDYQFAPSICQHCSVGCNTSPQNFQRETIKIVGRRNDQVNGWFICDRARFDKGYLNDPQRPREPRLDGATCGYDVAIDAAAKSIAEFVRKNGADKLAFVGSTRLSLEGMILLAEVAKAAGGARICYFEDATQQQGSIAAIKLLHEENAAYVKDIEQAQWVSLHAIDLMEEGPMLALAVRKAFLAGAQIFLVGGDTLPPHQALPFKYTAVETLDQVPFEGGGKGVIICGAGGKDPVLLAEMASSGAKLVMLQPGPNGFAAALLAQEHAAIPLAEVVSSRQVRGVVCFEADVPEVLLSDVEVLATADWRRGPVAEKSPIFLPTTTWVESDGTAINYEGRAQCFQRSRVAGLPLKGLDPKYYGNATEAVALHPPRVHRKDVPGGTERDAWQVMAQVIERLGGEVPEPLSGKWHVLKNLDPEGEGVRIFSIVAEE, from the coding sequence ATGCCCAAGCTGATCATCGATGACATACCGGTGGAAGTCGCACCGGGGACCAGCGTGCTGGAGGCTGCCCGCAGCGTCGGGATCACCATCCCGCACTTTTGCTACCACCCGGCCCTGGCCATCGCCGCTGCCTGCAGGCTCTGCGCGGTGAAGCTCCTGGACGGCCCGGTGAAAGGGATCCAGATGTCCTGTGCCCTCCCCGCCCAGGACGGCATGGTGGTCTCCACCACCGATCCCGAAGCGCTCAAGATGCGCTCCCTGGTCATCGAGTGGCTCATGCTGAACCACCCCCACGACTGCCCGGTCTGCGACGAGGGTGGCGAGTGCCTGCTCCAGGACTTCACCATCGCCGGGGGGCACAGCCGTCGCCGTTACCAGGGAAAGAAGCGTACCTTCCAGAACCAGTACCTGGGCGAGGGGATCCACCACGAGATGAACCGCTGCATCGAGTGCTACCGCTGCGTCCGCTTCTACCAGGACTACGCCGGCGGCACCGACTTCGGGGTGATGGGAAGCGCGGGGCGGGTCTACTTCGGCCGATTCCAGGAGGGACCGCTGGAGTCACCGTTCTCCGGCAACCTGGTGGACATCTGCCCTACCGGCGTCTTCACCGACAAGACCGGGCGTTTCCGGGCCCGCTACTGGGACTACCAGTTCGCCCCCTCGATCTGCCAGCACTGCTCGGTGGGGTGCAACACCTCGCCGCAAAACTTCCAGCGCGAAACCATCAAGATCGTCGGGCGCCGCAACGACCAGGTGAACGGCTGGTTCATCTGTGACCGGGCCCGCTTTGACAAGGGCTATTTGAACGACCCGCAGCGGCCGCGGGAGCCCCGCCTGGACGGCGCCACCTGTGGCTACGATGTCGCGATCGATGCGGCAGCCAAATCGATCGCGGAGTTCGTGCGCAAAAACGGCGCCGACAAGCTCGCCTTCGTCGGTTCCACCAGGCTCTCGCTGGAAGGGATGATCCTGCTAGCCGAAGTGGCCAAGGCCGCTGGCGGAGCAAGGATCTGCTACTTTGAGGATGCCACCCAACAGCAGGGGAGCATCGCAGCGATCAAGCTGCTCCACGAGGAAAATGCGGCCTACGTGAAAGACATCGAGCAGGCGCAGTGGGTCTCCTTGCACGCCATCGACCTGATGGAGGAGGGCCCCATGCTGGCCCTGGCGGTGCGCAAAGCTTTCCTGGCCGGGGCGCAGATCTTCCTGGTCGGCGGCGATACGCTACCGCCGCACCAGGCGCTCCCCTTCAAGTACACCGCGGTGGAGACCCTGGACCAGGTTCCCTTCGAGGGGGGCGGCAAAGGGGTGATCATCTGCGGTGCCGGCGGCAAGGATCCCGTTCTGTTAGCGGAAATGGCCTCCAGCGGCGCGAAGCTGGTAATGCTGCAGCCGGGCCCGAACGGATTCGCCGCCGCGCTCCTCGCCCAAGAGCACGCCGCAATCCCGCTGGCGGAAGTAGTGTCGAGCCGGCAGGTACGGGGTGTGGTGTGCTTCGAAGCCGATGTGCCGGAGGTGTTGCTCTCAGACGTGGAGGTCCTGGCAACTGCCGACTGGCGCCGGGGGCCGGTGGCGGAGAAGAGCCCCATCTTCCTCCCTACCACCACCTGGGTGGAGTCCGACGGCACCGCCATCAACTACGAGGGCAGGGCCCAGTGCTTTCAGCGCAGCAGGGTCGCCGGACTGCCGCTCAAGGGGCTCGACCCGAAGTACTACGGCAACGCCACAGAAGCCGTCGCCTTGCATCCGCCCCGGGTGCACCGCAAGGACGTCCCCGGTGGGACCGAGCGCGATGCCTGGCAGGTGATGGCACAGGTGATCGAGAGGCTGGGAGGAGAGGTGCCGGAGCCGTTGTCCGGCAAATGGCACGTGCTGAAAAACCTCGACCCCGAGGGCGAAGGGGTACGTATTTTCAGCATTGTTGCAGAAGAATAA
- a CDS encoding complex I 51 kDa subunit family protein, translating into MDLPLFRHNRPNRVVTFDEYREEGGFEGLKKAFSVMTPNDVQQAVLDSGLRGRGGAGFATGRKWSFVPRDLPGPRWLICNCDEMEPGTYKDRVLLEHNPYSLIEGMTLACYALGVRHAFIFIRKGYEKAAANLARGIEEAKKAGLLGEHILGSEHSIELDLHLSAGRYICGEETALINALEGKRPNPRSKPPFPAVKGLWQGPTVVNNVETLANVPAIVANGAAWFKGLALNPEGAGSKLFCVSGSVKNRACVELPIGTTLGDIIDGACGGMRDGKKFKACIPGGASTQFLKPEHWNLPMDYDTVAKAGSRLGSGGVIVFDEGHCLVEATLNLINFFARESCGWCTPCREGLPYVKEILTRIENGHGEEDDITILREHVKYLNYTFCALAPGAMAPLDGLLRDFEDEVREHIVKKKCPLK; encoded by the coding sequence ATGGACCTCCCTCTTTTCCGACATAACCGCCCAAACCGCGTGGTCACCTTCGACGAGTACCGCGAGGAAGGGGGCTTCGAGGGGCTGAAAAAGGCCTTCTCCGTGATGACTCCCAACGACGTGCAGCAGGCGGTGCTCGACTCGGGGCTTAGGGGCCGCGGCGGCGCCGGCTTCGCCACCGGCAGGAAATGGTCCTTCGTCCCCCGCGACCTCCCCGGCCCGCGCTGGCTCATCTGCAACTGCGATGAAATGGAGCCTGGGACCTACAAGGACCGGGTGCTGCTGGAGCACAACCCGTATAGCCTTATTGAGGGGATGACGCTTGCCTGCTATGCACTGGGGGTGCGCCACGCCTTCATCTTCATCAGGAAGGGGTATGAGAAAGCGGCGGCCAACCTGGCGCGCGGCATCGAGGAGGCCAAGAAGGCGGGGCTGCTCGGCGAGCACATCCTGGGAAGCGAGCACTCCATCGAACTGGACCTGCACCTCTCCGCCGGCCGCTACATCTGCGGCGAGGAAACCGCCCTGATCAACGCGCTGGAAGGAAAGCGCCCCAACCCGCGCTCGAAACCGCCGTTCCCGGCGGTGAAGGGTCTCTGGCAGGGGCCGACGGTGGTCAACAACGTGGAGACCCTGGCCAACGTTCCCGCCATTGTCGCCAACGGCGCCGCGTGGTTCAAGGGGCTGGCGCTCAACCCGGAAGGGGCCGGCAGCAAGCTCTTCTGCGTGAGCGGCTCGGTCAAGAACCGGGCCTGCGTCGAACTCCCCATCGGCACCACGCTCGGCGACATTATCGACGGGGCCTGCGGCGGCATGCGCGACGGCAAAAAGTTTAAGGCTTGCATTCCGGGCGGCGCATCGACCCAGTTCCTGAAGCCTGAGCACTGGAACCTCCCCATGGACTACGACACCGTGGCCAAGGCGGGCTCCCGGCTTGGCTCGGGCGGGGTGATCGTCTTCGACGAGGGGCACTGCCTGGTGGAAGCGACCCTGAACTTAATCAATTTCTTCGCCCGCGAATCCTGCGGCTGGTGCACCCCGTGCCGCGAAGGGCTCCCGTACGTGAAGGAGATCCTGACCCGGATCGAGAACGGGCATGGCGAAGAAGACGACATCACCATCCTGCGCGAGCACGTGAAGTACCTGAATTACACCTTCTGCGCCCTCGCCCCCGGCGCCATGGCCCCACTGGACGGCCTGCTGCGGGATTTCGAGGACGAGGTGCGGGAGCATATCGTGAAGAAGAAGTGCCCGTTGAAATAA
- the nuoE gene encoding NADH-quinone oxidoreductase subunit NuoE, giving the protein MIPETLKTSLQARVASAITAREAAVDVMKELQAHYGWLTDEAVEEAAALLGLSPLQVEELATFYEMIYRRPVGKKVIHVCDSISCWCADCDKLIQYLKDKLGVGLGGTTADGMFTLVPCCCMGMCGDSPAMSVGGTPYGRLTPELVDEILEMERHKG; this is encoded by the coding sequence ATGATACCCGAGACACTGAAAACATCGCTCCAGGCGCGCGTCGCCTCCGCCATCACCGCCCGGGAGGCGGCTGTGGACGTGATGAAGGAGCTACAGGCACACTACGGCTGGCTGACCGACGAGGCAGTGGAGGAGGCCGCGGCGCTGCTGGGCCTTTCGCCGTTGCAGGTTGAGGAGCTCGCCACCTTCTATGAGATGATCTATCGCCGCCCGGTAGGGAAGAAGGTGATCCACGTCTGCGACTCGATCTCCTGCTGGTGCGCCGACTGCGACAAGCTCATCCAGTACCTGAAGGATAAGCTCGGCGTCGGGCTGGGCGGTACTACGGCCGACGGCATGTTCACCCTGGTTCCCTGCTGCTGCATGGGGATGTGCGGCGACAGCCCCGCCATGTCAGTCGGAGGGACTCCCTACGGTAGGCTGACGCCGGAACTGGTAGACGAGATACTGGAAATGGAGCGGCACAAAGGGTAA